A region from the Candidatus Bathyarchaeota archaeon genome encodes:
- a CDS encoding alpha/beta hydrolase — protein MSSQVISLPDGRQLGYSIIGEGRPVLYFHGTASSRLEVLLLKDLAEKGKLQIICIDRPGYGLSTYKPRKNLQDFNDDVNFLTEHLGIERFGVLGWSGGGAFALAYLAFFPERVTKAVIVGAPALPFDASTAHNMPFARYIMKMPFLGHFAMKRMSHEVLKANGDVAAFLKSKQGKQMLHACSKDDLKFFSDPSWMALMYQSIAEAFHQRNSGVKAVVDEHQRFLKPWGLPFERVSSGKLVIWHGAEDKTCRVNNAYDLLCSVPCGVLKIFPEKGHCVMFDNLQQLSEILK, from the coding sequence TTGAGTAGTCAAGTAATCTCTTTGCCCGACGGGCGGCAACTGGGTTATTCTATTATCGGCGAAGGGAGACCTGTCTTGTATTTTCACGGCACAGCCAGTAGCCGCCTAGAAGTGCTTCTCTTAAAAGACTTGGCTGAAAAAGGGAAGCTGCAAATAATTTGTATTGACCGACCTGGCTATGGCTTGTCCACCTACAAACCAAGGAAAAACTTGCAGGATTTTAATGACGACGTTAACTTCTTGACTGAGCACTTGGGCATTGAGCGGTTTGGTGTTTTAGGTTGGTCTGGCGGAGGCGCTTTTGCTCTTGCTTATCTGGCTTTTTTTCCAGAACGCGTCACGAAAGCAGTTATTGTGGGCGCACCTGCTTTACCTTTCGATGCTTCAACGGCACATAACATGCCTTTTGCACGTTATATCATGAAAATGCCTTTTCTTGGGCATTTCGCTATGAAACGCATGAGTCATGAAGTTTTAAAAGCCAACGGCGACGTCGCCGCTTTTTTGAAGTCAAAACAAGGAAAACAGATGCTTCACGCTTGCTCTAAAGACGACCTCAAATTCTTTTCTGACCCCTCTTGGATGGCGTTAATGTACCAATCGATTGCTGAAGCCTTTCACCAAAGAAACTCTGGCGTAAAGGCTGTAGTTGATGAACACCAGAGGTTTCTCAAGCCGTGGGGTTTGCCCTTTGAGAGGGTTTCCTCTGGCAAATTGGTGATTTGGCATGGGGCTGAGGACAAGACTTGCAGGGTTAACAATGCATATGACCTTTTGTGTAGTGTTCCCTGCGGTGTTTTGAAGATTTTTCCTGAAAAAGGTCACTGTGTCATGTTTGATAATCTACAGCAGTTGAGTGAGATTTTAAAGTAA
- a CDS encoding DUF1638 domain-containing protein gives MSRLKKKTKICIVACSVLKDEIKKLVKAGELNADLRFVSKYFHVDYAQIEKNLRPMIERALKSHPENVILVYGDLCLGMDNEMKRLVEEYGIVKVDALNCIDCQLGGKGVFLEADPHHDLMFLSPGMLDFFAHMKEMMRKEGVSEDVFKQFFSGVRGIVILDTLGNVAELKLKVEKLDTGLLILDTKTVGCGNVKKVIDEAIDRNQSRIGGKEDKR, from the coding sequence ATGAGTCGTTTAAAAAAGAAAACAAAAATCTGCATAGTTGCTTGTAGCGTCTTGAAAGATGAAATTAAAAAACTTGTAAAAGCGGGCGAGTTGAATGCTGATTTGCGTTTCGTCAGCAAGTACTTTCATGTGGATTATGCTCAAATTGAGAAAAATCTTCGCCCTATGATTGAAAGAGCCCTCAAAAGCCATCCTGAAAACGTTATACTCGTCTATGGTGACCTGTGCCTTGGTATGGACAACGAGATGAAAAGGCTGGTTGAAGAATACGGCATCGTTAAGGTTGACGCTCTAAACTGCATTGACTGTCAGCTTGGAGGAAAAGGAGTGTTCCTTGAAGCTGATCCGCATCATGACCTGATGTTTCTTTCTCCTGGAATGCTGGACTTTTTTGCGCATATGAAAGAGATGATGCGGAAGGAAGGCGTCAGTGAAGATGTTTTCAAACAGTTCTTTAGCGGCGTAAGGGGAATAGTTATTCTTGATACGCTGGGGAACGTTGCTGAATTGAAGTTGAAAGTGGAAAAGTTAGACACGGGTCTTTTGATTCTTGACACGAAGACCGTTGGATGCGGTAACGTGAAGAAAGTTATCGATGAGGCTATTGATAGAAACCAAAGTCGTATAGGTGGCAAAGAGGACAAACGCTAA